In a genomic window of Bradyrhizobium sp. LLZ17:
- a CDS encoding ArnT family glycosyltransferase, whose protein sequence is MTSITTSSIDTPLGRSVERTCDDLAMLVLAAVAVIAGLTFRDYGLGWDDYTHAEYADLLLRMFGSGFRDTAALSFANLYMYGGGFDMIAALLHKVLPIELFETRRLLGAIVGVIGLAVTWRLGRRIGGPLAGLASLLLLALCPIFYGHMFMNPKDAPFAVAMIILMLGLVRLMEEYPKPSPRTILIVGLGAGLSIGSRILGGLALVYAMVGFVPLFLEELRNEGVREAVRRFAHVVYVLLPGLLLGYLVMGLIWPWSIMQPGNPFEALTYFSHFFEKPWKEMFDGAIVSVPDMPWSYLPTLFALQLPEVMLVLTAGAVIGTFALLPRREVPARRKTILLMLTLAATLPLAIAMVKRPALYNGIRHFVFVIPPMAVLGGVAFAWAMERLRANHRAWQPVVLATFCFGLALPLAEMIRLHPYQYTHFNHIAGTVRAADDRFMLDYWGLALKQASDELREQLIERQEVPPRNRKWKVAVCGPQRPAQVALGPDFTIGWDSNAADFAMTLGEFYCKGLTAPVLVEIKRDDVVFARVYDIRGRSISSLLSIPAP, encoded by the coding sequence ATGACATCCATCACGACTTCGTCGATCGACACGCCTCTCGGGCGCTCGGTTGAACGGACTTGCGACGACCTCGCCATGCTGGTGCTGGCTGCGGTCGCCGTCATCGCAGGCCTGACCTTCCGCGACTACGGGCTCGGCTGGGACGATTACACCCACGCCGAATACGCCGACCTGCTGCTGCGCATGTTCGGTTCCGGCTTCAGGGACACCGCCGCGCTCTCCTTCGCCAACCTTTACATGTATGGCGGCGGCTTCGATATGATCGCGGCCCTGCTGCATAAGGTGCTCCCGATCGAGCTGTTCGAGACGCGCCGTCTGCTCGGCGCGATCGTCGGCGTGATCGGGCTTGCGGTGACATGGCGGCTCGGCCGCCGCATCGGCGGACCGCTTGCCGGGCTCGCCTCACTCTTGCTGCTTGCGCTTTGCCCGATCTTCTACGGCCACATGTTCATGAACCCGAAGGATGCGCCTTTCGCGGTGGCGATGATCATCCTGATGCTGGGCTTGGTCCGGCTTATGGAAGAATATCCAAAACCCTCGCCCCGCACGATCCTGATCGTCGGCCTGGGCGCCGGGCTGTCGATCGGTTCGCGCATTCTCGGTGGGCTCGCGCTGGTCTACGCCATGGTCGGCTTCGTGCCGCTGTTCCTGGAGGAACTGCGCAACGAGGGCGTCCGCGAGGCGGTGCGTCGTTTCGCCCATGTCGTCTATGTGCTGCTGCCCGGGCTTCTGCTCGGCTATCTCGTGATGGGCCTGATCTGGCCCTGGTCGATCATGCAGCCCGGTAATCCGTTCGAGGCTTTGACCTACTTCTCGCACTTTTTCGAAAAGCCGTGGAAGGAGATGTTCGACGGCGCCATCGTGTCCGTGCCGGATATGCCCTGGTCGTACCTGCCGACGCTGTTCGCGCTTCAGCTGCCCGAAGTGATGCTGGTGCTCACGGCTGGCGCCGTGATCGGCACCTTCGCCCTGCTGCCGCGCCGCGAGGTTCCCGCCCGCCGCAAGACCATCCTCCTCATGCTGACGCTGGCGGCGACCCTGCCGCTCGCGATCGCGATGGTGAAGCGGCCCGCGCTCTACAACGGCATCCGCCATTTCGTCTTCGTCATTCCGCCGATGGCGGTGCTCGGCGGCGTTGCGTTTGCCTGGGCCATGGAACGCCTGCGCGCCAATCATCGCGCCTGGCAACCGGTCGTGCTTGCCACCTTCTGCTTCGGCTTGGCGCTGCCGCTGGCTGAAATGATCCGGCTGCATCCGTATCAATACACCCACTTCAACCATATCGCCGGCACGGTGCGTGCCGCCGACGACCGCTTCATGCTGGACTATTGGGGCCTCGCGCTGAAGCAGGCCTCCGACGAACTGCGCGAGCAGCTGATCGAGCGCCAGGAAGTGCCGCCGCGCAATCGCAAATGGAAGGTCGCGGTCTGCGGTCCGCAGCGTCCGGCCCAGGTCGCGCTCGGCCCCGACTTCACCATCGGCTGGGATTCCAATGCAGCGGATTTCGCGATGACGCTCGGCGAATTCTACTGCAAGGGCCTCACCGCGCCGGTGCTCGTCGAGATCAAGCGCGACGACGTGGTGTTCGCCCGCGTCTACGACATCCGCGGCCGCAGCATTTCCAGCCTGCTGTCGATCCCGGCGCCGTAG